Part of the Drosophila pseudoobscura strain MV-25-SWS-2005 chromosome 2, UCI_Dpse_MV25, whole genome shotgun sequence genome, CAGTGCGAGTGGGCATGCTGCGGCTCTCCTTCCTCCTAGAGACATGTGCACCCGGCTCGTTTCCCGATCCCCAGCTGGTGGCTGCCGTCCTGGATTTGGTAAGACCTGGCACACTCAATCCTGACGACTCCCCAAACTGATATTAAAACTTTGTTTCCATATTAGCCTCAAGCTCCTTTGGTCTCGCGCGCCACTTTCTTGCTGGAATGCGCGCACTTTGTGCATCTGTGCAACAAGGGTCAATGGCCCGCCTGGATGAAGCAGAACGTTGGCAGCTATCGGGCGTCGGGGGCCAACATCAATGTCAATCAGCTGAAGCAGCAAGTAAGCCAGACCAGTGCCCGGCGTACCCACATCCTGCAGCGGGCCGCTGGCAAAATGTTTCACCAATGGGCGGAGATGGTGGGCGCTCGTCTAGAGGAAATACTCTTCACCGAGCGACTGCAGTACGAGGCGGTTAATGCCAGCCTGACCGATCCCGAGAAACAGagggagctgctgcagcaggacGAAGAGGAGGACTTCCTTGATGAGACATCCGTGAATCCGCACGGAAATGACTGTCCGCATTCGCTGAAACTGATTGCTTGCGTACTGCTCTTCGAGATTACGGCCTTTCTGCGGGACACTTACATAATGCTGCCGAAGACATCGAAGCTGATACATCGGGACAAGCCAGCACCTTGGGAGAAGGTCTACCGCGAGGCGAATCGTCGCTGGTCCATGGCCCTAAGCTCCATGGGTCACTCGCAGACTTCGGCCCAGAGCCTGCAGTCCATCGCAGCGGGAAACGATGGCGCCGGTCAATCGGAACGGAAGATTTCGTTTGTGCTCCACGAGCCAGACAACGAGTCggagaacagcagcaacaccacctTAACCAAGGAGGGAGAAGAAggtaatcaaatcaaaatgaaCCCCTACGTTCCCCTTCTAAGTTATCCTTTCCACCAGCACCTCGACgccctgctgctgcgtctgccGTGCGTCCGTTTTTGCTGCGCCGAGGCACGGCAACGACCACGGGCGGATCCTTCAAGCGTCGCTCCCTGAAGCTGCGTCGCAACACAAAGGACAGCAAGGAAATAGAAACAGACTGTTAGTATAACCAATAGACAACTATTCTCCAGATATTCACACCCCTTACCATTCCTCTTTGAAGTTAACACGCAATCCCGACGCAAGGTCTCGTCGCTCTCTGACCGCAGCGACACCTCGGAACAGGGAATGATTAGTGGCGGTGAGGAGTCCCCGGGCATCCTCAGCGACGACCAGCAGCCCGAGTCGCCAACGGACTCCAATGAAAACGATGATACGGCAAAAAATATGCCCTGGCTCAAGGCAGTCATCGAGATGATGTCCAGCTACAATTACTACTGCACCCACAAGGGATATTGTCATCCGTTCTGCTACAAGCGACACATGCGGTCCTGCACACGACTAATAAAAGCCACAAGAAAGGTGAGATTAGAGATGGTGTTCAAACGGAACTTTTCTTTAATGGAATTCCCCTAATGCCCTAACAGGTCTATGGAGAAGAATTCGGCTTTACCTTTGATGCAGACCATCCTACGGTGGAGCCCACAGTCATTAGCTCCAGCAAGCCGCACACCTCGCGGGCCCGCTCCACGCGCAAAGTATCCGAGCAAAGCTCAACGCAGACATCACCGTCCAAGCGCAAGGATAGCTTGTCCCGCAAGGATCGGTATGGAATGATCTTGTAAGACAAGTCTAGACCTCATTTTGATTCTCGTTTCTGTAGCATCAGCGATGATCCTGACCTGGAAATGGCGGAAAAACTGGCGAAGGCTTTCCGCCAGGAGAAGGAAAAAAAGTTGCAGGAGGAACCACCGATCTTGAAGTTTATTCGGGTCCACATACGCAACCTGTTTCACTTTCCACTGGCCACCCTGCTGAAGGGTGCCGTTGTTCTCACCGAGGAGATGGTGATTGAGGCAATGCCCGCCGCTTGGGAGCTATTGCTGGAGACCAATCACGACACGGCCACATCGAGTGCTGCCGTATTCCTGATGGGCTCCGTGAAGGCACAGAATTTCGCCTTCGATATCATGCAAAGAGCCTTGAAGCACAGGGATCCGGATATACGCATTGGCGCCATTCAGCGCTATCTGGTGCTCTGGAAGTGCCGCTTCCATGTGTGGCCTCGCATGGAGGATAACGCACACGATGTTACCTTTAAGGTGCCACCGGGCGGCATTGAATTCACATTGCCGTCGCCGAAAATTGGCATCGAAAGCCTGCCGGTGGTGGATCCCCCCTGGATGCCCGTGCAGCAGACCAAAGATATGGACGTGACGCTCAACCAAGACAGACATGTGAGTGAGAAGGCTGCAGTAACACTGGGCTATGTAGGAAACGGGAGGGAATCCTTTATGGCCACTAAATAATTGATTTACTTTACAGCGCTCCTTGGTCACCGCCACGAAGAGCCGCAAAATGCAGCAGACGGAGGCCATACGGAATGCCCTGCGCCAGCAGCGGGACAAACAGCGAGCCGAGAGGCACAGCTTCCTCATCACCATGATACCGATCAGTCAGCAAGCCTCACACGAACCTGGCATGGAAAAATTGGAGGACCATGAGGATCAAGAGGAACTCGATGGCACACGAATGTCGTCGCACCTCCATCACTCCCATTCGCTCTTTCCCTCCGTACTGTGCTCGTCCGTTATGCAGATTGTGGGCTGCCTGGACGATGCTGCCATTGGATCGGATGGTAATGCAGTCTACGAGATTGCCTACCAGGTGATTTGGGTGTGCCTTGTCGAGGAATCGGCTCTTTTTCTGCGCTATGTGTTTGAGCGCCTGACCCGCGATCGACAGGACCAGATGTTCAAGCTGCTGCGACACCTCATACGCTTTGTGCCACGTTTGCCCCAGCAGGCGGCCTTTGCCCTCTACAACTCTATCATTGGATACATCATGTTCTATGTACGCTCGTCCAACGACCTGAAGCAGGAGCTCGTGGGATCAGCCCTGTCTGTGCTCTGGATGGTGGTGCACTCTGTCCACGGCATTATGTTCAAGGATTTGAAGCAAATTCTGCGCAAGGAGCAGTGCGATGCCTCCATTTTGCTTACCGCAAATGTGCCTGCTGCCAAGAAGATTGTGGTACACGGACCTGCTGATGACGACTACAATATACCCTCGCAATTTCCAGTACAAGAGGACACACTGTTCTGCCAGTTGTTGAAGGAGGCCCTGGACtattatcccattgatgaGAAGAATACTAGCCATTACTGTCTAGTGGATTATAAGAGCAGTaagttttcatttaattgaagTTCTCCAGctcattttaattttctctcATTCTTGTATGCTAGGCAAAATCCTCAATCCTAATTGGTACATAAGGGACTTGTATTTTTTCAAGCGATCGCAGTATCCAGAAGTTCGTCTAATGCTAATGCGTCCCGAAGAGTCCTTCCTGGCTCTGCAGAAACAGGAGTTGTCGAAAAAGTTCGTTGAGATCGGCAAAGTGCATCTGACTTGGGCCATTCTCAAGAATGTGGACATGGTGGTGCAACGTGTTGTCTTCCTGCACGAGGAGCTAATGAAGCTGCCCTCCTTCCCTCGGAAGGCACTGGAGGTGGACCTGGATCTGCACCACGGCGGCGAGTATGGCAAGGTGCTGCTCGGCCTGGATGTTTTGCACAAGTTTATGTGGGTTCGTCTGATAGCCCGCATGTTCGAGGCCATGGCTGGTAATTTCGCATACTCGGCGGACATACAGCTCTTCCTCAATGTGCTCTCTGGCGCCTCCATCCTCCACGCCGAGGATTCATGCATAATGCGATATGTGATGGCCACATTCATCAACGCTGCTTTCAACTTTAAGAACATATTCTCCACGAATGGGTACTTTATGATTATGCCCACACTGCTGCAAGTTTATTCCCTCCATCAAACCAATAAACTAATCACGACGACCATCGAATACGCTGTAAAACAGTTTTACCTCCTCAACAGAAAGCCCTTCATTCTGCAAATGTTCGGCTCCGTTTCCGCCATACTCGATACGGACGAGGATGGCACCTACGGAGAGGCGCATAAGGTGCAGTCTAGCTGCCTTTTCAATTTATTGCTCAGCCTGGAGGATCCTTCACCAGATCCACTCAACATTGCGGAACTGGTCAAGGAGCCCAAGCCCCTGAAAGCGATTGACTTTTGTTATCATGATGAAGATGACGATGTTACGGTATTGGACTGCATCACGCTCTGTGTGATGGTCGTCTCCTACTCGGCGGAGAGCACTCGTGGCTATCAAATGCTTGTGAGTACTCACTTCAGTCTCCCCAATCCTGTCTTCATTGCATTGTGTTGCTCTTTCAGATCATTCTGGAGGCCATTCTGCCTTGCTATCTGCAACAGATTCAATCGCCCAGCTACATTCCACTTCAGGGCAAGTCCGAACGCGACATCATCTTGCAATTGGCTGTGGCCATTCGCACCATGGTTCACAACTGCGAAGGCCTGGCCAAGAGCTACAATGGACCCTATCGCAATAGTCCCGAGCACAAGGGATCCTCACAACGAAACTGCAGCCGAGGACCGCCCTGTTCACCTGGTCTTGACTTTGAGGAGGAGTCGCATCCAAAGTATGTGACAGATGCTCGTACCAAGAATATGATGGATTCTGCTGAGGATTCCGAAATGATACGCACTGAATATCGGCGACCTCGTGATGTGCTGCTTTCCGTTGTGGCGGATTTCCTAACCAAATCCACGGCCCGTCTGGCAGAGCTGGCAAAGAAGATGCCTGCCGACACGAAGCCTACTGAGGTCCTCGACGCCAAGTGTCACATACGTCTCGCAGACATCGCTCACTCGCTGCTAAAGGTGTCACCCTATGATCCAGAGTCGATGGCCTGTCGTGGGCTCCAACGTTACATGCAGGCTGTGCTGCCTCGGGCGGAATGGTCTAACGATACCTTGCGCAATGCTCTGGTCACTATACTACGGCGCATCGATAAGGTGTTCCTCAAAATATCGAAGAAACCATCGATTCGACGGAACACGGACTGGGAGGCGGCTGCCGGACTACTGAAAGGCATTCACGAGACGATTATCCGCCATTCCTATGTTTTGCACTGGCAGCAGATGAAGACTCTGATTAACACCGTGCAGAATCTGATTGTAAATGAGCCCGGCTCTGGCATTCCCGAGGGCGTCTCCAGTGCAGGGGCAGCGCTCATGTCTCAGAATCCGCCGGCCTTTTTCTGCTCGGCCGTGGTGCGTCTGGTGGCCCTACAGGTGGTCAGCCCCGTGGACTGTTTCTCTCTTGTCCAAATATGCGGAGGCAGCGCCGAGTTTGCCACGCAGGAAAAGGCCGAGGGATTTCTGATGCATCTGATCATGCCGCTGTGTCTGAAGGTCTGTTCGGGACGCGGCGTTTCGGATGTTGGCGAGCTGAAGATGACCGATGTAACCTTCCTGCTCACCGCCGTCCTCAATGCAATGAGTCCCCCAGCGGGACGAACGGGTCAGGCTGTGTCCCAGATCAATCGAGTCACGGGAGATCTGCGAGCCGGCTCTCTTACCTTCACCGGCAGCCGCGATGCCAAGCGTCCAGCACGCATTTCCGGCTCCCTCTATCAAGCGGCCTTTTTGGCCCTGCGCATCGTGTGCATCTGCTTTGAGAATCGCCTGTCTACCGAGTGGCCTCGCATTGTACGGGTGATGCGGGATCTAGGCAGACGAAACGAAGCTGCCCCCGATCTATGGAGCTTCATGGAGTTCGTAGTCACCCACCGCACGCCACTCTACATTGTTCTATTGCCATTTATTATGCATAAGGTAAGGATTAAACGTTGAAGATTGAACGGATTGTAACTTCCCATCTGTTACAGATCTCACAGCCTCCCATTGGCGATCACGAGCGACACATGCAGTTCATCATTAGAGAGCGTCTGCGCGGAACACCACCACAAGGCGGCATCAAGTCCAAGGGAgccctgctgctggagctggccaGAGAATTGCGCGACCTGCGTGACGAATTGGAGGAGAAGCGATATGGTAAGTCTATGTGGTGGCCGCTGACAGTTTCCACACATCCGCTTATGTTTCAGTCTCCACAGATCGCGAGAGTTCCGAGCAAAAGAAGAGCGACACACCGGCGGCCACCAGTGCGGCAGATGCCCACAAGTCCCAGCAAAGACCTTCACTTATATCTATCTTCACAGGGACAACAACCGGCCAGGCCACCCACTCGCATGTCTCCGCTGTACCAATCGACTCACGCAGCGGCTCCGGCGGCATCTGCACGCCCAGCGATACGTTGTCACAGCAAACACTGCACCCGCCGCGAGAGTCATTGTCCAGCAGCTCAACGGGACGAGATCCACACACCACAACAAGCGAGAGTCAGAGCGGGGATGGAGAGGCAGGATCAGCGCCGACACTGGTTGGCGCAGCGCCCAGTGGTTCAGGCCATGGTACTTCCGGGATGGCATCTGCTTTGCCCTCGCACATGTCGCACTCTCAGTCGCTTCAGCAGCCGCCATTTAAAGCCCAGCCACCAAAGCTGCGCTTCGTTTCGTCTGTGGAATTCAGGCACTCTTCGGGAGAGACATCGACCACCCCGCTGTCGcccgagagtcctgccgaagATAGCTCGGGTGATCATACACGTTCACGTCTACAGCGCTCGAAGGCTGCCAGTCGCAAGACCTTCAGGCTAAAGCGCAGTCGGCTTACGCCTATGGAGCCACCAAGCATCGTAAGCCGATCCAAAATCTCTAATCCTAATCTGTAACCTTACATTAAATAATTTGAAAGGTTACATCGCTGTCCCAAGAGGAGCAACAGCCTCAGGCCCAGCCCAAGGCAATTGGTGAGATATCCTGGGACTCGGTGTCGCAGACATCCTCCACATCCGGCTACCGGGACAATAATAGCTTGCAGACGGGTCTGCTCTCGCCGGATGGCTCATTGGGCGGTCTAACTCTGGGCCGCTCCCCATCGCAGCACTCACTTTTAATGGTGTTCGAGGGACAGGACGAAGACACACTTATTTAACAATCACAGAATGGCGACCGGGCCTACGAACTCTAGTGACTAGCGTGACTTTCAGAGACACAATTAGCACGAATTTGAGATAGAATAGTACTcgtataatataatatatgtatgaatatgtGTTGGGTAGTTGGATGTTAAGTTTTATAGACGAATCGCTGTTTTCCAATTTGTGCCCCGTTTTGTACATGATGAATTACCTTAAAatgttaataaataaacacgGTAGCCGTTCTATGTATCTCCGTTCTTTTTCTGAGCCGCAGACAATGTCTTCACACGATTCTCCTTTACCATCTTGCGCCACTCCATCCACTTGGCCATCTCCGGCTGATCACTGTTGCCATTCTGTGTCTCTAGTTGCATGTAGTAGGCCTCGCGCAATATCTTAAAGGCCTGGATGCTGTAATATGGCTGTTGTGTGACCGGATCAAAGTAGCGTGCTGGCAGTCTGGTGATGGGACAAATGCCACTAGTGGGTTTGGGCGGAGGCTTGGGTCGGCAAATCGATTGGAACACCTTGTCGTTGAAGTCGTTCTCGATGGTGACGAATGTGCGCTCACACTTGGAGGCTGGATCGTTTGGATCATGCGGCAAGGTAGTTGCCCGAGTGGGCTTCCGCATCACAGGCATGGTCAACGAATGGTAACGTATTGTAGCCCCATTAAAAGTGCGCTTGGTGGGacgtgttttctttttctccaATTCCATTTTCTGGAATTTCTCTGCAATTACGAATGAATACTCAATTATTGTAGCTTCAGCAAATAATTTAAAGACATACCAAGGGAAAGGATGTTCTCCTCTTCGGTTATTTTTGCCTCCTCCAGGAGTTCTTCTTGTGTGGGCATGTAATCCTCAACGCGAACCTTCTTTTTCTTGCGCTTCCGTGCATCGTCCAATTCCTTGAGGCGTTTCTTTGTGGCCTGTGTTTTGATAGCCGTCGATGTGCGTATGGACTTGCGACCCGAGTCGAGGACAGTAAAGCGCGGCCGCACTCTACGTTTGACCATACCGCCTCCACCGCGCTTTTTATGCAGTGCCGGTACGGATTTTGTCTCCTTTTTGGCAGCAGGTGGCGGCTCCTGTAAGGAAAGCCTTGTTACAAAACAATATAAATGTACGAAATTTGAGGAATCGCACCTTGTAAGCCTTTGTATTGACGCCGCCTCGTTTCCGCTTCTTCTCTGTCGGCTCTTCTTGGTCGGAT contains:
- the unc80 gene encoding protein unc-80 homolog isoform X14, yielding MVTTNAGATATATTNNNNLQTNNNSHAANNNNDDFDFDQDDGLQDLGLPVSVQTFLWRQIAPFIRPKLGKLHESTCLFCQHAPGHHESKEACKSFEKVLVQNIQFGLSPPLTKALGAIPRWRLLQGALPHVMHACAALLYNRVKDMQAIGPVETKLLYTMQWILLYAAEECADDEGGEELGLGETPAEPKSKPIEQYLFSVPTIALFVYLFAPIISHLKESDFQNFRLENGIKLWQGMWDNRAPGAPCFTAPVKPKARNLLCAPTPKGSTDVFPTRKHSLSADAMSPKADSPQSGISDYGRQDEEGSWVSSPKEFAFPETIPEEASSVEDERVVIFRLPSAPQLMDNSFFTADASLLQQQQSQSRRGSRQSMNSRDKDKIPSTKFEFDQQELMRGASMKEKRSASIEKETDSDKSESVKADVSAATFLDVAVLRCLFISHWQEEGIFWSLQYLYNRLSDIGEEAAITLNQPRKRSNSLPIPQIEISLYQGPGSNSRDSPGSSVVKDYIEIPEPSPTVTAVVEEPPTAPSSSERRGSEKKKRVKMSDLRTFVETKMFSKSEKNLEKEYHRSLDTGEKKLSRSASMISREPASNLIKGKSMPSLRYVEPPKAPRPSQVACPRSTAFYPRNPIITVTEHTPTPSPDYIKRQGSIDSQLDALSNGGSIGGMGGNGGGNGSGGAGSSTTRYRGQMLRSHTDSHIDYTGVDESEAPGSSFYITRDGGIDYEIILLAISNVFKRDPALVCSLRVLEAGLNICELLIEMGVLKLGEHAHEISMSITRRALQVLGCPHGCNDGVRGPPADFLRNQCQKILSRMLRQAGQRTKRYMQEMVKTSPLPELIDYFHAFLAFCVDPSSLLSPLTHKRQSGYKNVNTDLGGVPGQGGYSTNFSGGMNSGAESQVVGAVFKPLVSRFVEASKDLKSPENIALYGDIRQFVTYVKGAHGGPFRMVALSGILAVTPRPHKKGPTAQTTRVIRHIPQSNVTHSIQNDDNRSQRRLLLKKRSTSSACAVSLLETETCEEHYKTSQSPLSNFRRRTTGVRPTLTPRHSERALLSDSTSSSERNSLGRLSGLVRWFRGTPKEASSIDLEIGSLNPEISSTFMRHASLKIQRGRSSDGIGRSIQRAKRRVERRLNRFGGIVKGKKKVGGIEETADFSRRSSSDMCDGPRESEVVILKERKLVPTEPVRVGMLRLSFLLETCAPGSFPDPQLVAAVLDLPQAPLVSRATFLLECAHFVHLCNKGQWPAWMKQNVGSYRASGANINVNQLKQQVSQTSARRTHILQRAAGKMFHQWAEMVGARLEEILFTERLQYEAVNASLTDPEKQRELLQQDEEEDFLDETSVNPHGNDCPHSLKLIACVLLFEITAFLRDTYIMLPKTSKLIHRDKPAPWEKVYREANRRWSMALSSMGHSQTSAQSLQSIAAGNDGAGQSERKISFVLHEPDNESENSSNTTLTKEGEEAPRRPAAASAVRPFLLRRGTATTTGGSFKRRSLKLRRNTKDSKEIETDFNTQSRRKVSSLSDRSDTSEQGMISGGEESPGILSDDQQPESPTDSNENDDTAKNMPWLKAVIEMMSSYNYYCTHKGYCHPFCYKRHMRSCTRLIKATRKVYGEEFGFTFDADHPTVEPTVISSSKPHTSRARSTRKVSEQSSTQTSPSKRKDSLSRKDRISDDPDLEMAEKLAKAFRQEKEKKLQEEPPILKFIRVHIRNLFHFPLATLLKGAVVLTEEMVIEAMPAAWELLLETNHDTATSSAAVFLMGSVKAQNFAFDIMQRALKHRDPDIRIGAIQRYLVLWKCRFHVWPRMEDNAHDVTFKVPPGGIEFTLPSPKIGIESLPVVDPPWMPVQQTKDMDVTLNQDRHRSLVTATKSRKMQQTEAIRNALRQQRDKQRAERHSFLITMIPISQQASHEPGMEKLEDHEDQEELDGTRMSSHLHHSHSLFPSVLCSSVMQIVGCLDDAAIGSDGNAVYEIAYQVIWVCLVEESALFLRYVFERLTRDRQDQMFKLLRHLIRFVPRLPQQAAFALYNSIIGYIMFYVRSSNDLKQELVGSALSVLWMVVHSVHGIMFKDLKQILRKEQCDASILLTANVPAAKKIVVHGPADDDYNIPSQFPVQEDTLFCQLLKEALDYYPIDEKNTSHYCLVDYKSSKILNPNWYIRDLYFFKRSQYPEVRLMLMRPEESFLALQKQELSKKFVEIGKVHLTWAILKNVDMVVQRVVFLHEELMKLPSFPRKALEVDLDLHHGGEYGKVLLGLDVLHKFMWVRLIARMFEAMAGNFAYSADIQLFLNVLSGASILHAEDSCIMRYVMATFINAAFNFKNIFSTNGYFMIMPTLLQVYSLHQTNKLITTTIEYAVKQFYLLNRKPFILQMFGSVSAILDTDEDGTYGEAHKVQSSCLFNLLLSLEDPSPDPLNIAELVKEPKPLKAIDFCYHDEDDDVTVLDCITLCVMVVSYSAESTRGYQMLIILEAILPCYLQQIQSPSYIPLQGKSERDIILQLAVAIRTMVHNCEGLAKSYNGPYRNSPEHKGSSQRNCSRGPPCSPGLDFEEESHPKYVTDARTKNMMDSAEDSEMIRTEYRRPRDVLLSVVADFLTKSTARLAELAKKMPADTKPTEVLDAKCHIRLADIAHSLLKVSPYDPESMACRGLQRYMQAVLPRAEWSNDTLRNALVTILRRIDKVFLKISKKPSIRRNTDWEAAAGLLKGIHETIIRHSYVLHWQQMKTLINTVQNLIVNEPGSGIPEGVSSAGAALMSQNPPAFFCSAVVRLVALQVVSPVDCFSLVQICGGSAEFATQEKAEGFLMHLIMPLCLKVCSGRGVSDVGELKMTDVTFLLTAVLNAMSPPAGRTGQAVSQINRVTGDLRAGSLTFTGSRDAKRPARISGSLYQAAFLALRIVCICFENRLSTEWPRIVRVMRDLGRRNEAAPDLWSFMEFVVTHRTPLYIVLLPFIMHKISQPPIGDHERHMQFIIRERLRGTPPQGGIKSKGALLLELARELRDLRDELEEKRYDRESSEQKKSDTPAATRTTTGQATHSHVSAVPIDSRSGSGGICTPSDTLSQQTLHPPRESLSSSSTGRDPHTTTSESQSGDGEAGSAPTLVGAAPSGSGHGTSGMASALPSHMSHSQSLQQPPFKAQPPKLRFVSSVEFRHSSGETSTTPLSPESPAEDSSGDHTRSRLQRSKAASRKTFRLKRSRLTPMEPPSIVTSLSQEEQQPQAQPKAIGEISWDSVSQTSSTSGYRDNNSLQTGLLSPDGSLGGLTLGRSPSQHSLLMVFEGQDEDTLI
- the unc80 gene encoding protein unc-80 homolog isoform X2 produces the protein MVTTNAGATATATTNNNNLQTNNNSHAANNNNDDFDFDQDDGLQDLGLPVSVQTFLWRQIAPFIRPKLGKLHESTCLFCQHAPGHHESKEACKSFEKVLVQNIQFGLSPPLTKALGAIPRWRLLQGALPHVMHACAALLYNRVKDMQAIGPVETKLLYTMQWILLYAAEECADDEGGEELGLGETPAEPKSKPIEQYLFSVPTIALFVYLFAPIISHLKESDFQNFRLENGIKLWQGMWDNRAPGAPCFTAPVKPKARNLLCAPTPKGSTDVFPTRKHSLSADAMSPKADSPQSGISDYGRQDEEGSWVSSPKEFAFPETIPEEASSVEDERVVIFRLPSAPQLMDNSFFTADASLLQQQQSQSRRGSRQSMNSRDKDKIPSTKFEFDQQELMRGASMKEKRSASIEKETDSDKSESVKADVSAATFLDVAVLRCLFISHWQEEGIFWSLQYLYNRLSDIGEEAAITLNQPRKRSNSLPIPQIEISLYQGPGSNSRDSPGSSVVKDYIEIPEPSPTVTAVVEEPPTAPSSSERRGSEKKKRVKMSDLRTFVETKMFSKSEKNLEKVGLDTNSANGKTPLQLQQAEYHRSLDTGEKKLSRSASMISREPASNLIKGKSMPSLSCLLDSGFYRYVEPPKAPRPSQVACPRSTAFYPRNPIITVTEHTPTPSPDYIKRQGSIDSQLDALSNGGSIGGMGGNGGGNGSGGAGSSTTRYRGQMLRSHTDSHIDYTGVDESEAPGSSFYITRDGGIDYEIILLAISNVFKRDPALVCSLRVLEAGLNICELLIEMGVLKLGEHAHEISMSITRRALQVLGCPHGCNDGVRGPPADFLRNQCQKILSRMLRQAGQRTKRYMQEMVKTSPLPELIDYFHAFLAFCVDPSSLLSPLTHKRQSGYKNVNTDLGGVPGQGGYSTNFSGGMNSGAESQVVGAVFKPLVSRFVEASKDLKSPENIALYGDIRQFVTYVKGAHGGPFRMVALSGILAVTPRPHKKGPTAQTTRVIRHIPQSNVTHSIQNDDNRSQRRLLLKKRSTSSACASLLETETCEEHYKTSQSPLSNFRRRTTGVRPTLTPRHSERALLSDSTSSSERNSLGRLSGLVRWFRGTPKEASSIDLEIGSLNPEISSTFMRHASLKIQRGRSSDGIGRSIQRAKRRVERRLNRFGGIVKGKKKVGGIEETADFSRRSSSDMCDGPRESEVVILKERKLVPTEPVRVGMLRLSFLLETCAPGSFPDPQLVAAVLDLPQAPLVSRATFLLECAHFVHLCNKGQWPAWMKQNVGSYRASGANINVNQLKQQVSQTSARRTHILQRAAGKMFHQWAEMVGARLEEILFTERLQYEAVNASLTDPEKQRELLQQDEEEDFLDETSVNPHGNDCPHSLKLIACVLLFEITAFLRDTYIMLPKTSKLIHRDKPAPWEKVYREANRRWSMALSSMGHSQTSAQSLQSIAAGNDGAGQSERKISFVLHEPDNESENSSNTTLTKEGEEAPRRPAAASAVRPFLLRRGTATTTGGSFKRRSLKLRRNTKDSKEIETDFNTQSRRKVSSLSDRSDTSEQGMISGGEESPGILSDDQQPESPTDSNENDDTAKNMPWLKAVIEMMSSYNYYCTHKGYCHPFCYKRHMRSCTRLIKATRKVYGEEFGFTFDADHPTVEPTVISSSKPHTSRARSTRKVSEQSSTQTSPSKRKDSLSRKDRISDDPDLEMAEKLAKAFRQEKEKKLQEEPPILKFIRVHIRNLFHFPLATLLKGAVVLTEEMVIEAMPAAWELLLETNHDTATSSAAVFLMGSVKAQNFAFDIMQRALKHRDPDIRIGAIQRYLVLWKCRFHVWPRMEDNAHDVTFKVPPGGIEFTLPSPKIGIESLPVVDPPWMPVQQTKDMDVTLNQDRHRSLVTATKSRKMQQTEAIRNALRQQRDKQRAERHSFLITMIPISQQASHEPGMEKLEDHEDQEELDGTRMSSHLHHSHSLFPSVLCSSVMQIVGCLDDAAIGSDGNAVYEIAYQVIWVCLVEESALFLRYVFERLTRDRQDQMFKLLRHLIRFVPRLPQQAAFALYNSIIGYIMFYVRSSNDLKQELVGSALSVLWMVVHSVHGIMFKDLKQILRKEQCDASILLTANVPAAKKIVVHGPADDDYNIPSQFPVQEDTLFCQLLKEALDYYPIDEKNTSHYCLVDYKSSKILNPNWYIRDLYFFKRSQYPEVRLMLMRPEESFLALQKQELSKKFVEIGKVHLTWAILKNVDMVVQRVVFLHEELMKLPSFPRKALEVDLDLHHGGEYGKVLLGLDVLHKFMWVRLIARMFEAMAGNFAYSADIQLFLNVLSGASILHAEDSCIMRYVMATFINAAFNFKNIFSTNGYFMIMPTLLQVYSLHQTNKLITTTIEYAVKQFYLLNRKPFILQMFGSVSAILDTDEDGTYGEAHKVQSSCLFNLLLSLEDPSPDPLNIAELVKEPKPLKAIDFCYHDEDDDVTVLDCITLCVMVVSYSAESTRGYQMLIILEAILPCYLQQIQSPSYIPLQGKSERDIILQLAVAIRTMVHNCEGLAKSYNGPYRNSPEHKGSSQRNCSRGPPCSPGLDFEEESHPKYVTDARTKNMMDSAEDSEMIRTEYRRPRDVLLSVVADFLTKSTARLAELAKKMPADTKPTEVLDAKCHIRLADIAHSLLKVSPYDPESMACRGLQRYMQAVLPRAEWSNDTLRNALVTILRRIDKVFLKISKKPSIRRNTDWEAAAGLLKGIHETIIRHSYVLHWQQMKTLINTVQNLIVNEPGSGIPEGVSSAGAALMSQNPPAFFCSAVVRLVALQVVSPVDCFSLVQICGGSAEFATQEKAEGFLMHLIMPLCLKVCSGRGVSDVGELKMTDVTFLLTAVLNAMSPPAGRTGQAVSQINRVTGDLRAGSLTFTGSRDAKRPARISGSLYQAAFLALRIVCICFENRLSTEWPRIVRVMRDLGRRNEAAPDLWSFMEFVVTHRTPLYIVLLPFIMHKISQPPIGDHERHMQFIIRERLRGTPPQGGIKSKGALLLELARELRDLRDELEEKRYVSTDRESSEQKKSDTPAATSAADAHKSQQRPSLISIFTGTTTGQATHSHVSAVPIDSRSGSGGICTPSDTLSQQTLHPPRESLSSSSTGRDPHTTTSESQSGDGEAGSAPTLVGAAPSGSGHGTSGMASALPSHMSHSQSLQQPPFKAQPPKLRFVSSVEFRHSSGETSTTPLSPESPAEDSSGDHTRSRLQRSKAASRKTFRLKRSRLTPMEPPSIVTSLSQEEQQPQAQPKAIGEISWDSVSQTSSTSGYRDNNSLQTGLLSPDGSLGGLTLGRSPSQHSLLMVFEGQDEDTLI